The Macrobrachium nipponense isolate FS-2020 chromosome 44, ASM1510439v2, whole genome shotgun sequence genome contains the following window.
GCTGAAGGTTTGTTGCAAGTAAAGAAAGACAACAAAAGCTAATGCACGCAATGTATTTtcacttgtttgtttgcttgataaatcacttctagcattattggtccaatcactaaATCTTTGCTCCTTAAGAAGATACAACCAACAtgcttttaatgaattttcttcatCGATGTTAAAACGTCATATTGCTGCCGCGAAATTgggggaaaaggagaaatttaaagaagtggaaaaagcccgacgtaatttTAATTACTCGATTCCCACTGATTGGAAACActcattaaggcaagaaatatatggaaaacttcgtatattatgattagaaaactcaatagaaaattaaataaccttATCAACAATAGTTACTAGCTTTGGTTGCCTTTCTTCAGTTGCAACAAAccttcagctttatcaatagcgacatctccaattaagttaaaaaaaattatgtgacctaccacaaaaccaTTTAGATATCAATACATAGATTACTTTGAAGCTAtagtaagaaatgaaataaaatccaaaaacatgctgtggatgagaattatgtagatgatattctaacattggTATAacattgttttcaaaattaaactcattagtgaccagcattaaatttaaagttgaatgggaaaaagacaacaaaattcctttccttggTAGTTTCAGTAATAAGAGACAGGACAGAATACGAATTtacaatatacagaaaaccaacattctcactttcatacattcattactttagttatcatgatatttcttttaagatAGGTATAGCCAGCaacttattcttaagagccttacgaatttgtcccccagatttcctggaaaaggaatttgcaCTAATTCGTAAATTCTGAAGAGTCGTTTAAAATGCCATTCATTTTTAGTATGTAGTCATGCCTGTCAAGGATAACAGTACATTTACCTTTGTCTGGACaggtaataattatatttttgtctttggctaggtttttcaaaatgtcataattattcttagtaaaaaaagaaaagaaaaaaaaaagatgtccaTCTAGTTTTAAGATTGTTAAGAGCTGTGGGCTAGGGCTGAGAATTGTGATCTGAAAAACTCTATGTTTTTGCAGAAGGGAAGTTTAATTATCTTCTAAAAAAGTATCTCGAGAGGCAAATAGAATTGCTGGTAATTTGGGCGAAAGTTGGGGaggtaaaatgacattttaaGCAACACTTCAAAATTTACCAAAGTTGGTGACCCAGACCTTTACAATATTACCAAACCCGAAGATAAAATCAAGAGATTTCTTAGAAcactaaaacaaagcaaaacaatagTTGCAAATACGTATCACGACCTTTTCGTAACAGGATCTACATATGGAATATGTACTGACTGCCAAAGATACATTTGGAAGGAATTCCTTTGAGACCCATCCTTTCTTTCATTAACACTGCTAGCTATACATAAACtcgccaaatttcttgtccctttactACAACCACTGACTCACGACAAGTACACAATAATAAACTCGGCTTCCTTTAAAGATGACATTATCACGCAGGACTCAGATCTGAACATGGAATCTCGGTTTACAAATGTTCCTGTTGTCGagactatcaacatcattttagacaggctatttcccactgacgattccttgttcaacaattttaatacAACCCAATTTAAATTGCTTTTAGAAATAGCCGTGATGGACACACCCTTTGTTTTTAATAGTAAGTTATTTAAGCAGACTGATGGGATGGCCCTGGGAAgccctctgggtcctacttttgctaacatatgtgttccctggaggagcaagCTCTAGATATATGTCCCCCTAATTTCCGGCCACTCTTTTATAaacgctacatagatgacactttcaccCTGTTCAGTTGTGATTACCATGTTGAAACCTTTCGTcagtatttaaacaaccaacaccataacattagatttaaggttgaaacagaaacacagaattcacttccgttccatgatgtgaggatatccaaggaaGAGTATGGCTTGtatactggtatttatagaaataGCCACTTTACTGGCttggggaccaatttttatagctcatgtttttttttttttttttttttttttttttactttaaaattaattccttGTCTACTCTCCTCCaaagagccattaatctgacatgaAGTTGGTTTACCTTTCacactgaagtgactttccttgctgattactttaaggataattgtttccctacagcaatttttcatagatcacttaataagctacttaacctgaaattcaatccacacccaatagtccatagtgtccccaagctccgtatgtttgctagatttccctttctacataataataaatttagggaaAATGCATCAGCCTATTCAGTAAGCAATTATGTGCCCTTGAtttaaaactaattcccataaacccccgaactatctgCTCACTCTTGCAagttaaggataagatcagccccctgtttgcctctgttgtcatttataagtataattgtcccagatgtgatctcggcacttacatcggttgcaccaggaggctgttAAAAAGTCCGCATTTCCTCTCATCTAGAAATTAGCTACAGAACGGGTAGTCGACTTTCAGATCCAGAACAatccaacataagaaatcacaaatagatgacactttttttaatagtgtaggaagaacccgacatacaGAGGAACTAACTATCCTTGAATCAAtcatgattaagctaactgtacctactCTTAGCCACCAAtcatcttccacccaactgttaaTTGCTTAATTACCTGTTGCTTcatttacactcccttccataacaatgtttcgtgtcagttctccttacgctaccgctgtgggtaggtgtcttgtccgttgtttatatatatatatatatatatatatatatatataaataatatatatatatatatatatataaatatatatatatatatatatatagatatatatatatatatatatatataatatatatatatatatatatatatatatatatatatatatatatatatatatatatatatatatatatatatatatatatatatatatatatatataatatatatatatatatatatatatatatatgatatatatatatatatatatatatatatatatatatatatatatatatagatatatatacatatatatatatatatatatatatatatatatatatatatatatatagatatatataatatatataacatatatatataatattatatatatatatataatatatatatatatatatatatatatatatatatacatatatatatatatatatatatgatatatatatatatatatatatactatatatatatatatatatatatatataatatatatatatatatatatatatatacacacacacacacacacacacacacacacatattatacagaAAACGAATTCGATAACAATATAAATTTTAAGGTGGTGAAACatggaggtaaaaataaaatacaaaactcaattcagtattttaataaaaatgtatcaagTACGAACAACCATATTAAATTAACCAGCTCCTCTTTAGTTTCAATGACCTTTCTGTTATCGGCTATCGACTCTGCATCATAACCTGTAAGTCCAGACAGTTACATTATAAACAAGAATTGACACcgaataactttaaaaattaataattgaatgGCACCAACtttatatgaaaactatatcGCTTAATCTACTGGCAATACACAAGAATTCTTTATTACCAATCGAGGATAAATTGGTCAGGTTACAATTAGCGGTCGTTACTGCACCCAGCTAAGCCTACCCACACCTACAGTGAACAAGGAGGGAAGGGACCTAATTACAGTTAGATCAACAATGTCAAATATTCTCAAATAATATCGACATATAACATCAGTAACAAATTAATAACCCACCAGCGGAAACCAACCCAATCTGTATAACGGGTTAACACTGACCGATACAATCCAACTTTAACACTAGCACTCGCCGAACTGTACGAGAAAAAAGGAAGGTAACGAAAATATTACGACGCAAAACGCATGAAAAGTTTTATATAACTTGTCCTTAcagagttattttattattatttataggtcACGTCAGGACTTCTGAAACCTCAACTAAAAGACACTAATGGCCTTACCTTAGCTAAAGGGCGAAGCATGTATGGCTTAAGTGAAGGGTTTCTATCGATCATGCGCTTCATGCAGAATGCGAAGTCCAGACAGATggtggaggggagaggagagaggagcctGTATTTAGTGAAGAGCCATTTCCGAAATCAAAGCACAAACGCCGACAGGATCCATTTCTAATAAATCTGTCTTCCACTCAGCGTTCTTCCTCGCAGCCCAACACTCACGGTGTCCAAAAGGGTTGTATGAGTGAACCCCTTAAGCTACAGTCACAGTCGAAGTAGCAGAATTCACTGACGACCATTTCTCCGCCGTCTCACACGTTAGCTCGAAAACCAATACAAAGATTAGTTCCCGAGAATTATTGCTTGTCTTGGTCCTTAAGACCACCCAACAACAGATAAGGCCATTATGCAACTACTTAAAACTACCTTCCAAAAAAGCCTGTAAAGACATTTTATGTAAAACAGTCATGCACACAGAACATTTGACAGCGAAAATTACCCCACTCAAGTCAACACACAAAACTGcgtgagaaaatattattacagaaaaaactgagaaaatattagaaaaaaattttacagaaaaataaattacatttatttttgtacactgGAGGGCACAGGATGCAAATTTCTCACCACTAGAAATTTGCATCATACCTTATAACTACAACATAAGTTTAGTCAAATTTCTGCTCCTAATGGCAGCTTTCCTGGGAGTCCTTTGGGGTGAACTCTCATTAATAGACAACCTACGGGAGCTCTGATTATCCTCATTATCTGAATGATAGGATGCATCCGGAACTACCGTAAGATAAGGAATTAAAGTAGTAACATGTCTTTTAATCACCTCACGAGTCTTCCCTTTAAGTATAATAGCCCCAGTAGTTTCCCCCAAATCATTCTCCTCTATGTCCTTCACAATTCCCAATGGAAAATTAATGGTTTTAGTGTTTGGCTCTTTGATGAGTACTATATCACCAATGCCCAACTTCTGGTGACAAACTGGTCTATATCTGTCCTTGCGGTCCACAGCCTGAGCTACCAGGGTACTTAAAAACTCATTCTGGTAAGCTTCTAGAAGATTATGCCTAACCTTACGAAGTTTTGCATACTCATCCTTTATTACTTCTGTAGGGCTGCTACTCATCTTCCACTCAGGATCATCAGGCACCTCTTCTAAATCTGGAATTATATTTAAGGACACTATCTCATACCCCTTTACTAACATTTCCGGAGTTATGGGCTCTGGACAAGAATCTGCCTCAGTCTCTCTCAAAGATTCCTTAAAGGCTATTGGCCTCTTATTAGCTAAATGAACAacattacacactaaatattcaaaaTCAGGCAAAGAAAGTACCCAAGttttaatagctgaaaaaataagtttctttaCCAATTTTACGCAAGACTCTACAAGTGATCCTAGCTCACTATGGCCTTTAAAGAATTGCTGAAACTTTACATGCTCAATGCCATTAGACTCCAAATACAATTTAGTGTCAGGATCATTGATGAAGCTAGTGATTATGTACCATCCTGCCACCAACTGCGAGCCTGGATCACTAACACAAAGCTGTGGGAATCCATATTCAAAAACATGTAATTGAAAGGCTCTCAAATACTCTTTCACACTGAAATCTCGACAGACCTTCAAATTAATAGCCCTTGACCAAGTGCAGGTGAAACACAAAATCCATACCTTCATCATTTCAGCTCCCtgtttaacattaaatggtccaatgaaatcaacaaaaatattagaaaatggaACAGCAGGGGGACTAGAACGAAATTCACGATAACTGTTTCTGGTTCAATTCTCACGCTTCTTGTGTTAAACCTGTGGCATGGAACACATTGTTTAATGGCATTCTTAATGACAGAAAAATGTTTAGGAATGAAAAAGCACTTACGAAGCTCAGATAGGACAGAATAGCAACCACCATGCAATAATTTGGCATGTGTATCCATTATAATTAGTTTAGTCAAATAACTCTTGGGATAAAGCAATATAGGAAACAGTTTGTCATGTCCATACCATTTCTTGAACTTTGATTTTACTCTTAAAATGCCATCTGAATCTATAAAGACATTAAGTTGGCTCACAAGT
Protein-coding sequences here:
- the LOC135203822 gene encoding uncharacterized protein LOC135203822, whose protein sequence is MDNGAVGSADSQYLKWACSQLPYIFNPYKFEIQQLVTNDVTLQAEIDAKFESSTPVENSLFGLTSVLKGAGLGSSTIPQSPKGMEEHLQGAEMMKVWILCFTCTWSRAINLKVCRDFSVKEYLRAFQLHVFEYGFPQLCVSDPGSQLVAGWYIITSFINDPDTKLYLESNGIEHVKFQQFFKGHSELGSLVESCVKLVKKLIFSAIKTWVLSLPDFEYLVCNVVHLANKRPIAFKESLRETEADSCPEPITPEMLVKGYEIVSLNIIPDLEEVPDDPEWKMSSSPTEVIKDEYAKLRKVRHNLLEAYQNEFLSTLVAQAVDRKDRYRPVCHQKLGIGDIVLIKEPNTKTINFPLGIVKDIEENDLGETTGAIILKGKTREVIKRHVTTLIPYLTVVPDASYHSDNEDNQSSRRLSINESSPQRTPRKAAIRSRNLTKLML